A single region of the Cucumis melo cultivar AY chromosome 3, USDA_Cmelo_AY_1.0, whole genome shotgun sequence genome encodes:
- the LOC103485460 gene encoding lipid phosphate phosphatase 2-like isoform X1 — translation MPWRNVVGSLCCFNIFGGGNAFQVVSQTRPQLSSSITLDCFPSVNFPLIDHQNQENQKNSRMREVQVGSHTLRSHGVAVARIHLHDWFIFLLLVLIEVILYLTHPFYRYVGKDMMSDLKYPFKDNTVPVWAVPLYAMLLPIAVFLFVYWRRRDIYDLHHAILGLFYSVLITAVITDAIKNAVGRPRPNFFWRCFPDGKDVYDKLGNVICHGDADVIKEGHKSFPSGHTSWSFAGLGFLSLYLSGKIKVFDQRGHIAKLCIVFLPLLFAALVGVSRVDDYWHHWQDVFAGGLLGLVISTFCYLQFFPPPYHSQGWGPYAYFRVLETLANPPPPSNAIIVVQNEQDVERQAENGADDQSNDRFLGLSIDSNSRSTMQETETERK, via the exons ATGCCTTGGAGGAATGTTGTTGGATCTCTTTGTTGTTTTAACATTTTTGGTGGTGGCAACGCCTTTCAG GTTGTATCACAAACGAGACCACAGCTTTCCTCCTCCATAACTCTTGATTGCTTTCCATCCGTTAATTTCCCATTGATAGATCACCAGAATCAAGAGAATCAAAAG AACAGCAGAATGAGGGAAGTGCAGGTTGGTTCACACACTTTAAGATCCCATGGCGTTGCTGTTGCGAGGATACACTTGCACGATTGGTTtatatttcttcttcttgtgCTTATTGAGGTCATCCTATATTTGACCCATCCATTTTATCGCTATGTCGGAAAGGACATGATGAGTGATCTCAAATATCCTTTCAAAGATAATACTGTTCCTGTCTGGGCTGTACCC CTGTATGCAATGCTGTTACCAATAGCAGTTTTTCTATTCGTGTATTGGCGTAGAAGGGATATTTACGATCTTCATCATGCCATACTAG GTCTCTTTTACTCTGTCTTAATAACAGCAGTCATTACCGATGCAATAAAAAATGCAGTGGGGCGGCCTCGACCGAACTTCTTTTGGCGTTGTTTTCCTGATGGGAAAGAT GTGTATGATAAATTAGGGAATGTTATATGTCATGGTGATGCGGATGTTATCAAGGAAGGGCATAAGAGCTTTCCGAGTGGGCATACTTCAT GGTCTTTCGCTGGTCTCGGCTTCCTGTCATTGTACTTATCAGGAAAAATAAAAGTATTCGATCAGCGAGGTCACATTGCAAAACTCTGCATTGTTTTTCTTCCCCTGCTTTTTGCAGCTCTCGTTGGCGTTTCTCGAGTGGATGATTACTGGCACCATTGGCAGGATGTGTTCGCTGGAGGTCTGCTCG GGCTTGTAATATCTACCTTCTGCTACTTGCAATTCTTTCCACCTCCATACCACTCTCAAG GATGGGGACCATATGCATATTTTAGAGTGTTGGAGACACTTGCCAATCCTCCCCCGCCGTCGAATGCCATAATTGTTGTGCAGAATGAACAGGACGTCGAAAGGCAGGCTGAGAACGGGGCAGATGACCAAAGCAACGATAGATTTTTAGGATTGTCAATTGACTCCAATTCTCGTTCAACAATGCAGGAGACTGAAACTGAGAGGAAATAA
- the LOC103485457 gene encoding uncharacterized protein LOC103485457 isoform X4, which produces MAAASFRWILQLHKDVPKAARFYSEGLDFTVNVCTLRWAELQSGPLKLALMQSNDHIVQQKGYSSLLSFTVTDINSTVTKLMAMGAELDGSIKYEIHGKVASMRCIDGHMLGLYEPA; this is translated from the exons ATGGCAGCAGCTTCATTTAGGTGGATACTTCAATTACACAAGGACGTCCCTAAAGCGGCAAGATTCTACTCTGAAGGCTTGGACTTCACTGTTAATGTCTGCACTCTCCGTTGGGCGGAGCTTCAATCTGGGCCTCTCAAGTTGGCTCTCATGCAATCCAA TGACCATATTGTCCAGCAAAAGGGTTATTCTTCACTGCTATCGTTCACGGTGACAGATATTAACAGCACAGTGACCAAATTAATGGCAATGGGAGCTGAACTAGATGGTTCCATTAAGTATGAAATACACGGAAAG GTTGCGTCCATGCGATGTATTGATGGCCATATGTTGGGCCTTTATGAACCAGCATAA
- the LOC103485456 gene encoding uncharacterized protein LOC103485456, which yields MEDKKLEMFEVGPCESAYQMGFLIGKRFTDTIKSRLHTDLVLRNELLPFAQSPQSQPLIEALCNNNKTRFPIYWDELVGIAEGSGVPILEIILINFRKEILPFLQKGVPSSVDCSDDCSDLLLVSENMAIAAHNEDANHALVGHTYLVKGILQNGLSFLAYTYAGELPSGAFGFNDHGLAFTLNSVPPTNDEIAAGAIGRNFISRDLLESTSLENAIFRIRSAEVSVGHSYNLIDVQTRRIVNVETASRYRFSVNEVGATPLFHANMYTHLQINQVQDPNSISRQKRADDLPKESKNDFLSVLGDMDNKKYPIYMTGPMLYTLCTALIDLDEQTLSIIQGNPKKNVISHVFSMPLVELKKP from the exons ATGGAAGACAAAAAGCTGGAGATGTTTGAAGTTGGTCCATGTGAATCTGCATACCAGATGGGGTTCTTGATTGGAAAGAGATTCACAGATACAATAAAGAGCAGATTGCACACCGACCTTGTTCTTCGCAATGAGCTCCTTCCTTTCGCTCAATCCCCACAATCACAACCTCTTATTGAAGCTCTCTGCAATAATAACAAGACAAGGTTTCCAATATATTGGGATGAACTTGTTGGAATTGCAGAAGGAAGTGGTGTTCCTATTCTTGAG ATTATCCTAATCAACTTCAGGAAGGAGATTCTTCCATTTCTTCAGAAGGGAGTACCTTCATCAGTTGATTGCTCAGATGATTGTTCTGATCTTCTTCTTGTTAGTGAAAACATGGCCATTGCAGCACATAATGAAGATGCCAACCATGCTCTGGTTGGCCACAC CTATTTAGTTAAAGGAATATTGCAAAATGGGCTCTCCTTTCTTGCTTACACTTACGCTGGAGAGCTTCCGAGCGGCGCTTTTGGTTTTAATGATCATGGACTG GCATTTACCTTGAATTCAGTGCCTCCAACCAATGATGAGATTGCTGCCGGGGCCATTGGACGAAACTTTATCTCCCGGGACCTCCTTGAGTCTACAAGTCTTGAAAATGCAATATTT AGAATTCGCTCGGCCGAAGTATCTGTTGGGCACAGTTATAATCTGATTGATGTCCAGACAAGAAGAATTGTGAACGTAGAAACAGCATCAAGGTATAGATTTTCAGTTAACGAGGTTGGGGCTACACCATTATTCCATGCAAATATGTATACACATCTTCAGATTAACCAG GTACAAGATCCAAACTCCATAAGCAGGCAGAAACGAGCAGATGACCTgccaaaagaatcaaaaaatgatttccTGTCGGTTCTAGGAGATATGGATAACAAGAAATATCCTATCTATATGACAG GCCCTATGCTTTACACACTGTGTACTGCCCTAATTGACCTGGACGAACAAACTCTATCAATTATTCAAGGAAATCCAAAGAAAAATGTGATATCCCATGTCTTCTCCATGCCTTTGGTGGAGTTAAAGAAACCATAA
- the LOC103485457 gene encoding uncharacterized protein LOC103485457 isoform X3 has translation MCDAVKPWKREMAAASFRWILQLHKDVPKAARFYSEGLDFTVNVCTLRWAELQSGPLKLALMQSNDHIVQQKGYSSLLSFTVTDINSTVTKLMAMGAELDGSIKYEIHGKVASMRCIDGHMLGLYEPA, from the exons AT GTGTGATGCAGTGAAACCTTGGAAGAGAGAGATGGCAGCAGCTTCATTTAGGTGGATACTTCAATTACACAAGGACGTCCCTAAAGCGGCAAGATTCTACTCTGAAGGCTTGGACTTCACTGTTAATGTCTGCACTCTCCGTTGGGCGGAGCTTCAATCTGGGCCTCTCAAGTTGGCTCTCATGCAATCCAA TGACCATATTGTCCAGCAAAAGGGTTATTCTTCACTGCTATCGTTCACGGTGACAGATATTAACAGCACAGTGACCAAATTAATGGCAATGGGAGCTGAACTAGATGGTTCCATTAAGTATGAAATACACGGAAAG GTTGCGTCCATGCGATGTATTGATGGCCATATGTTGGGCCTTTATGAACCAGCATAA
- the LOC103485460 gene encoding putative lipid phosphate phosphatase 3, chloroplastic isoform X4: MNSRMREVQVGSHTLRSHGVAVARIHLHDWFIFLLLVLIEVILYLTHPFYRYVGKDMMSDLKYPFKDNTVPVWAVPLYAMLLPIAVFLFVYWRRRDIYDLHHAILGLFYSVLITAVITDAIKNAVGRPRPNFFWRCFPDGKDVYDKLGNVICHGDADVIKEGHKSFPSGHTSWSFAGLGFLSLYLSGKIKVFDQRGHIAKLCIVFLPLLFAALVGVSRVDDYWHHWQDVFAGGLLGLVISTFCYLQFFPPPYHSQGWGPYAYFRVLETLANPPPPSNAIIVVQNEQDVERQAENGADDQSNDRFLGLSIDSNSRSTMQETETERK, encoded by the exons ATG AACAGCAGAATGAGGGAAGTGCAGGTTGGTTCACACACTTTAAGATCCCATGGCGTTGCTGTTGCGAGGATACACTTGCACGATTGGTTtatatttcttcttcttgtgCTTATTGAGGTCATCCTATATTTGACCCATCCATTTTATCGCTATGTCGGAAAGGACATGATGAGTGATCTCAAATATCCTTTCAAAGATAATACTGTTCCTGTCTGGGCTGTACCC CTGTATGCAATGCTGTTACCAATAGCAGTTTTTCTATTCGTGTATTGGCGTAGAAGGGATATTTACGATCTTCATCATGCCATACTAG GTCTCTTTTACTCTGTCTTAATAACAGCAGTCATTACCGATGCAATAAAAAATGCAGTGGGGCGGCCTCGACCGAACTTCTTTTGGCGTTGTTTTCCTGATGGGAAAGAT GTGTATGATAAATTAGGGAATGTTATATGTCATGGTGATGCGGATGTTATCAAGGAAGGGCATAAGAGCTTTCCGAGTGGGCATACTTCAT GGTCTTTCGCTGGTCTCGGCTTCCTGTCATTGTACTTATCAGGAAAAATAAAAGTATTCGATCAGCGAGGTCACATTGCAAAACTCTGCATTGTTTTTCTTCCCCTGCTTTTTGCAGCTCTCGTTGGCGTTTCTCGAGTGGATGATTACTGGCACCATTGGCAGGATGTGTTCGCTGGAGGTCTGCTCG GGCTTGTAATATCTACCTTCTGCTACTTGCAATTCTTTCCACCTCCATACCACTCTCAAG GATGGGGACCATATGCATATTTTAGAGTGTTGGAGACACTTGCCAATCCTCCCCCGCCGTCGAATGCCATAATTGTTGTGCAGAATGAACAGGACGTCGAAAGGCAGGCTGAGAACGGGGCAGATGACCAAAGCAACGATAGATTTTTAGGATTGTCAATTGACTCCAATTCTCGTTCAACAATGCAGGAGACTGAAACTGAGAGGAAATAA
- the LOC103485460 gene encoding putative lipid phosphate phosphatase 3, chloroplastic isoform X6, which yields MREVQVGSHTLRSHGVAVARIHLHDWFIFLLLVLIEVILYLTHPFYRYVGKDMMSDLKYPFKDNTVPVWAVPLYAMLLPIAVFLFVYWRRRDIYDLHHAILGLFYSVLITAVITDAIKNAVGRPRPNFFWRCFPDGKDVYDKLGNVICHGDADVIKEGHKSFPSGHTSWSFAGLGFLSLYLSGKIKVFDQRGHIAKLCIVFLPLLFAALVGVSRVDDYWHHWQDVFAGGLLGLVISTFCYLQFFPPPYHSQGWGPYAYFRVLETLANPPPPSNAIIVVQNEQDVERQAENGADDQSNDRFLGLSIDSNSRSTMQETETERK from the exons ATGAGGGAAGTGCAGGTTGGTTCACACACTTTAAGATCCCATGGCGTTGCTGTTGCGAGGATACACTTGCACGATTGGTTtatatttcttcttcttgtgCTTATTGAGGTCATCCTATATTTGACCCATCCATTTTATCGCTATGTCGGAAAGGACATGATGAGTGATCTCAAATATCCTTTCAAAGATAATACTGTTCCTGTCTGGGCTGTACCC CTGTATGCAATGCTGTTACCAATAGCAGTTTTTCTATTCGTGTATTGGCGTAGAAGGGATATTTACGATCTTCATCATGCCATACTAG GTCTCTTTTACTCTGTCTTAATAACAGCAGTCATTACCGATGCAATAAAAAATGCAGTGGGGCGGCCTCGACCGAACTTCTTTTGGCGTTGTTTTCCTGATGGGAAAGAT GTGTATGATAAATTAGGGAATGTTATATGTCATGGTGATGCGGATGTTATCAAGGAAGGGCATAAGAGCTTTCCGAGTGGGCATACTTCAT GGTCTTTCGCTGGTCTCGGCTTCCTGTCATTGTACTTATCAGGAAAAATAAAAGTATTCGATCAGCGAGGTCACATTGCAAAACTCTGCATTGTTTTTCTTCCCCTGCTTTTTGCAGCTCTCGTTGGCGTTTCTCGAGTGGATGATTACTGGCACCATTGGCAGGATGTGTTCGCTGGAGGTCTGCTCG GGCTTGTAATATCTACCTTCTGCTACTTGCAATTCTTTCCACCTCCATACCACTCTCAAG GATGGGGACCATATGCATATTTTAGAGTGTTGGAGACACTTGCCAATCCTCCCCCGCCGTCGAATGCCATAATTGTTGTGCAGAATGAACAGGACGTCGAAAGGCAGGCTGAGAACGGGGCAGATGACCAAAGCAACGATAGATTTTTAGGATTGTCAATTGACTCCAATTCTCGTTCAACAATGCAGGAGACTGAAACTGAGAGGAAATAA
- the LOC103485460 gene encoding putative lipid phosphate phosphatase 3, chloroplastic isoform X5, which translates to MPWRNVVGSLCCFNIFGGGNAFQVVSQTRPQLSSSITLDCFPSVNFPLIDHQNQENQKNSRMREVQVGSHTLRSHGVAVARIHLHDWFIFLLLVLIEVILYLTHPFYRYVGKDMMSDLKYPFKDNTVPVWAVPLYAMLLPIAVFLFVYWRRRDIYDLHHAILGLFYSVLITAVITDAIKNAVGRPRPNFFWRCFPDGKDVYDKLGNVICHGDADVIKEGHKSFPSGHTSWSFAGLGFLSLYLSGKIKVFDQRGHIAKLCIVFLPLLFAALVGVSRVDDYWHHWQDVFAGGLLELYYCRACNIYLLLLAILSTSIPLSRMGTICIF; encoded by the exons ATGCCTTGGAGGAATGTTGTTGGATCTCTTTGTTGTTTTAACATTTTTGGTGGTGGCAACGCCTTTCAG GTTGTATCACAAACGAGACCACAGCTTTCCTCCTCCATAACTCTTGATTGCTTTCCATCCGTTAATTTCCCATTGATAGATCACCAGAATCAAGAGAATCAAAAG AACAGCAGAATGAGGGAAGTGCAGGTTGGTTCACACACTTTAAGATCCCATGGCGTTGCTGTTGCGAGGATACACTTGCACGATTGGTTtatatttcttcttcttgtgCTTATTGAGGTCATCCTATATTTGACCCATCCATTTTATCGCTATGTCGGAAAGGACATGATGAGTGATCTCAAATATCCTTTCAAAGATAATACTGTTCCTGTCTGGGCTGTACCC CTGTATGCAATGCTGTTACCAATAGCAGTTTTTCTATTCGTGTATTGGCGTAGAAGGGATATTTACGATCTTCATCATGCCATACTAG GTCTCTTTTACTCTGTCTTAATAACAGCAGTCATTACCGATGCAATAAAAAATGCAGTGGGGCGGCCTCGACCGAACTTCTTTTGGCGTTGTTTTCCTGATGGGAAAGAT GTGTATGATAAATTAGGGAATGTTATATGTCATGGTGATGCGGATGTTATCAAGGAAGGGCATAAGAGCTTTCCGAGTGGGCATACTTCAT GGTCTTTCGCTGGTCTCGGCTTCCTGTCATTGTACTTATCAGGAAAAATAAAAGTATTCGATCAGCGAGGTCACATTGCAAAACTCTGCATTGTTTTTCTTCCCCTGCTTTTTGCAGCTCTCGTTGGCGTTTCTCGAGTGGATGATTACTGGCACCATTGGCAGGATGTGTTCGCTGGAGGTCTGCTCG AGCTCTACTATTGCAGGGCTTGTAATATCTACCTTCTGCTACTTGCAATTCTTTCCACCTCCATACCACTCTCAAG GATGGGGACCATATGCATATTTTAG
- the LOC103485455 gene encoding uncharacterized protein LOC103485455, whose amino-acid sequence MDPPPPPSPIASPTAKLRLMCSYGGHITRRPRTKSLSYLGGETRIISVDPTTVNTLSSFISHLLTILPIKPPFSLKYHLPQSALDSLISLSSDVDLHFMFSEHLRLSSSSSSSSRIRLFLFFPEPEKPHNVIHHPKTEAWFSDALKSAKILQKGRDCLVGFDGEGLVGENEVKGIVDLGNGGFSLPESMVLETSSSFGSSSSSASLANVSPPIKLQSEDYGLSSVASDCVATLASDIAPTNSCSSVENGVTSVPVISESNFHNLAAGVRSRNPHDFSGYAQPNLFQHQELQFVQPSIPVESCLPVVYQMPSYYPVQQPQFVHYQPMPNHVYPVYYLPVGQTQVSAPSNLPVQAPVGQTQVSAPSNIPMQWGLHDTATANSTHSLVLPDASPVVPLPQVAYKEMMPEPHSQNLGAMPSLANPISADEVQQHPVIIPNDVAADALDEVGRTCDECNDDDPTRTLIYKSQPLPPLQSKPKVSTNLLSEAMAQLQMIKINQ is encoded by the exons ATGGACCCACCACCGCCACCATCCCCCATCGCCTCCCCTACCGCAAAGCTCCGTTTGATGTGCAGTTACGGCGGCCACATAACCCGTCGCCCCCGCACCAAGTCCCTTTCCTATTTAGGCGGCGAAACACGCATAATATCCGTCGACCCAACCACCGTCAACACTCTCTCCTCCTTCATTTCCCACCTCCTCACTATCCTCCCCATCAAACCCCCCTTTTCCCTCAAATATCACCTCCCTCAATCCGCCCTCGACTCTCTTATCTCCCTCTCCTCCGACGTCGACCTCCATTTCATGTTCTCTGAGCATCTCCGTctctcctcttcctcttcctcttcttctcgCATTAGGCTCTTCCTCTTTTTCCCCGAACCCGAGAAACCCCATAATGTTATTCATCATCCCAAGACTGAGGCCTGGTTCTCCGATGCGCTTAAGAGTGCGAAGATTTTGCAGAAGGGGCGCGATTGCTTGGTGGGTTTTGATGGGGAAGGGTTGGTTGGAGAAAATGAAGTCAAGGGTATTGTTGATTTGGGTAATGGGGGTTTTTCTTTGCCGGAATCCATGGTTTTGGAGACTAGTTCTTCTTTTGGATCATCGTCTTCTTCGGCTTCTTTGGCTAATGTGTCTCCTCCCATTAAACTTCAAAGTGAGGATTATGGACTCAGTTCGGTGGCTTCGGATTGCGTCGCAACCCTCGCGAG TGATATTGCCCCTACCAATTCATGTTCTTCAGTTGAGAATGGGGTCACGTCTGTTCCTGTGATATCAGAGAGTAATTTTCACAACCTCGCTGCCGGAGTTCGTTCCCGAAACCCTCACGACTTTTCAGGCTATGCCCAACCGAACCTTTTTCAGCACCAGGAATTGCAGTTTGTTCAACCAAGCATACCGGTAGAGAGCTGCCTTCCAGTTGTGTATCAAATGCCTTCTTACTATCCAGTCCAGCAGCCTCAGTTTGTGCATTACCAGCCGATGCCGAACCATGTGTATCCTGTGTACTATTTGCCCGTTGGACAGACACAAGTTTCAGCCCCTTCCAATCTACCCGTGCAAGCCCCTGTTGGACAGACACAAGTTTCAGCCCCTTCCAATATACCAATGCAATGGGGCTTGCACGATACTGCGACTGCAAACTCAACTCATAGTTTGGTTCTGCCCGATGCATCACCTGTTGTTCCTCTTCCTCAGGTAGCTTACAAGGAGATGATGCCCGAGCCACACTCACAGAATCTTGGAGCAATGCCATCTCTTGCAAATCCAATTTCTGCTGACGAAGTTCAGCAGCATCCAGTAATCATTCCTAATGATGTTGCAGCTGATGCATTGGATGAAGTTGGACGTACTTGTGACGAATGCAATGACGATGATCCTACGAGGACCTTAATATACAAATCTCAGCCTCTGCCACCACTGCAAAGTAAACCAAAAGTCTCAACGAACCTTCTGTCGGAAGCAATGGCACAGCTGCAGATGATAAAAATCAACCAGTAA
- the LOC103485460 gene encoding lipid phosphate phosphatase 2-like isoform X2, with translation MVVSQTRPQLSSSITLDCFPSVNFPLIDHQNQENQKNSRMREVQVGSHTLRSHGVAVARIHLHDWFIFLLLVLIEVILYLTHPFYRYVGKDMMSDLKYPFKDNTVPVWAVPLYAMLLPIAVFLFVYWRRRDIYDLHHAILGLFYSVLITAVITDAIKNAVGRPRPNFFWRCFPDGKDVYDKLGNVICHGDADVIKEGHKSFPSGHTSWSFAGLGFLSLYLSGKIKVFDQRGHIAKLCIVFLPLLFAALVGVSRVDDYWHHWQDVFAGGLLGLVISTFCYLQFFPPPYHSQGWGPYAYFRVLETLANPPPPSNAIIVVQNEQDVERQAENGADDQSNDRFLGLSIDSNSRSTMQETETERK, from the exons ATG GTTGTATCACAAACGAGACCACAGCTTTCCTCCTCCATAACTCTTGATTGCTTTCCATCCGTTAATTTCCCATTGATAGATCACCAGAATCAAGAGAATCAAAAG AACAGCAGAATGAGGGAAGTGCAGGTTGGTTCACACACTTTAAGATCCCATGGCGTTGCTGTTGCGAGGATACACTTGCACGATTGGTTtatatttcttcttcttgtgCTTATTGAGGTCATCCTATATTTGACCCATCCATTTTATCGCTATGTCGGAAAGGACATGATGAGTGATCTCAAATATCCTTTCAAAGATAATACTGTTCCTGTCTGGGCTGTACCC CTGTATGCAATGCTGTTACCAATAGCAGTTTTTCTATTCGTGTATTGGCGTAGAAGGGATATTTACGATCTTCATCATGCCATACTAG GTCTCTTTTACTCTGTCTTAATAACAGCAGTCATTACCGATGCAATAAAAAATGCAGTGGGGCGGCCTCGACCGAACTTCTTTTGGCGTTGTTTTCCTGATGGGAAAGAT GTGTATGATAAATTAGGGAATGTTATATGTCATGGTGATGCGGATGTTATCAAGGAAGGGCATAAGAGCTTTCCGAGTGGGCATACTTCAT GGTCTTTCGCTGGTCTCGGCTTCCTGTCATTGTACTTATCAGGAAAAATAAAAGTATTCGATCAGCGAGGTCACATTGCAAAACTCTGCATTGTTTTTCTTCCCCTGCTTTTTGCAGCTCTCGTTGGCGTTTCTCGAGTGGATGATTACTGGCACCATTGGCAGGATGTGTTCGCTGGAGGTCTGCTCG GGCTTGTAATATCTACCTTCTGCTACTTGCAATTCTTTCCACCTCCATACCACTCTCAAG GATGGGGACCATATGCATATTTTAGAGTGTTGGAGACACTTGCCAATCCTCCCCCGCCGTCGAATGCCATAATTGTTGTGCAGAATGAACAGGACGTCGAAAGGCAGGCTGAGAACGGGGCAGATGACCAAAGCAACGATAGATTTTTAGGATTGTCAATTGACTCCAATTCTCGTTCAACAATGCAGGAGACTGAAACTGAGAGGAAATAA
- the LOC103485460 gene encoding lipid phosphate phosphatase 2-like isoform X3 encodes MPWRNVVGSLCCFNIFGGGNAFQNSRMREVQVGSHTLRSHGVAVARIHLHDWFIFLLLVLIEVILYLTHPFYRYVGKDMMSDLKYPFKDNTVPVWAVPLYAMLLPIAVFLFVYWRRRDIYDLHHAILGLFYSVLITAVITDAIKNAVGRPRPNFFWRCFPDGKDVYDKLGNVICHGDADVIKEGHKSFPSGHTSWSFAGLGFLSLYLSGKIKVFDQRGHIAKLCIVFLPLLFAALVGVSRVDDYWHHWQDVFAGGLLGLVISTFCYLQFFPPPYHSQGWGPYAYFRVLETLANPPPPSNAIIVVQNEQDVERQAENGADDQSNDRFLGLSIDSNSRSTMQETETERK; translated from the exons ATGCCTTGGAGGAATGTTGTTGGATCTCTTTGTTGTTTTAACATTTTTGGTGGTGGCAACGCCTTTCAG AACAGCAGAATGAGGGAAGTGCAGGTTGGTTCACACACTTTAAGATCCCATGGCGTTGCTGTTGCGAGGATACACTTGCACGATTGGTTtatatttcttcttcttgtgCTTATTGAGGTCATCCTATATTTGACCCATCCATTTTATCGCTATGTCGGAAAGGACATGATGAGTGATCTCAAATATCCTTTCAAAGATAATACTGTTCCTGTCTGGGCTGTACCC CTGTATGCAATGCTGTTACCAATAGCAGTTTTTCTATTCGTGTATTGGCGTAGAAGGGATATTTACGATCTTCATCATGCCATACTAG GTCTCTTTTACTCTGTCTTAATAACAGCAGTCATTACCGATGCAATAAAAAATGCAGTGGGGCGGCCTCGACCGAACTTCTTTTGGCGTTGTTTTCCTGATGGGAAAGAT GTGTATGATAAATTAGGGAATGTTATATGTCATGGTGATGCGGATGTTATCAAGGAAGGGCATAAGAGCTTTCCGAGTGGGCATACTTCAT GGTCTTTCGCTGGTCTCGGCTTCCTGTCATTGTACTTATCAGGAAAAATAAAAGTATTCGATCAGCGAGGTCACATTGCAAAACTCTGCATTGTTTTTCTTCCCCTGCTTTTTGCAGCTCTCGTTGGCGTTTCTCGAGTGGATGATTACTGGCACCATTGGCAGGATGTGTTCGCTGGAGGTCTGCTCG GGCTTGTAATATCTACCTTCTGCTACTTGCAATTCTTTCCACCTCCATACCACTCTCAAG GATGGGGACCATATGCATATTTTAGAGTGTTGGAGACACTTGCCAATCCTCCCCCGCCGTCGAATGCCATAATTGTTGTGCAGAATGAACAGGACGTCGAAAGGCAGGCTGAGAACGGGGCAGATGACCAAAGCAACGATAGATTTTTAGGATTGTCAATTGACTCCAATTCTCGTTCAACAATGCAGGAGACTGAAACTGAGAGGAAATAA